One Brassica napus cultivar Da-Ae chromosome C4, Da-Ae, whole genome shotgun sequence genomic region harbors:
- the LOC106431537 gene encoding uncharacterized protein LOC106431537, giving the protein MMKGRTTNNVQSKRSTKNGRKDQKLQKKNSQKRLSEQEKHKDLNANEDSNNLPTVVASDSTTHSDPSEAYETVDVRYLDDVTESKEKDHSVNGSKDDDDDEEEEVKDAREGVNADVWEDASNGALSTGSENESPDVVTENSGEHFEEEKINHLETRIGRLEEELREVASLEISLYSVVPDHSSSAHKLHTPARRLSRIYIHACKHLTREKRARIATNSVSGLVLVARSCGNDVSRLTFWLSNIISLREIISQAFGKSHESNGDAEKKGLQKLLEDWQETETFTTSLEKIEHWVFTRIVESVWWQVFTPYMQSPESNSSEKQGAFSISLWNSAFREALQRLCPVRGAGHECGCLPVLARMVMEKCISRFDVAMFNAILRESEHQIPTDPVSDPILDSNVVPIPAGELSFGSGAQLKNAIGNWSRCLTKMFGMNNKDDDESEGSDSSKAFVLLNEISDLLMLPKDMLMESSIREEICPSINLLLIKRILCNFTPDEFCPDHVPGAVLEELNSADSDGDGKLLLEESFPYAASSVSYTPPSTMDVGEKVSNLTGKMSRNVSMIQRKGYTSDEELEELDSPLTSIVDDSSDFTDSATSNERYKLLRQVWF; this is encoded by the exons ATGATGAAGGGGAGAACAACCAACAATGTCCAGTCAAAGCGATCGACCAAGAACGGAAGAAAAGATCAGAAGCTGCAGAAGAAGAATAGCCAGAAAAGATTGTCAGAACAAGAGAAACACAAGGACTTAAACGCTAACGAAGATTCTAACAATCTCCCTACAGTAGTAGCTAGTGATTCAACCACACACTCAGATCCATCTGAGGCTTACGAGACCGTAGATGTCCGTTACTTGGATGATGTAACagagagtaaagagaaagatcacAGTGTAAATGGAtccaaagatgatgatgatgatgaagaagaagaagttaaagATGCTCGGGAAGGTGTCAATGCCGATGTATGGGAAGATGCTTCGAATGGTGCTCTTAGTACTGGAAGCGAGAACGAGTCCCCTGATGTAGTAACAGAGAACAGTGGTGAACACTTTGAGGAAGAGAAGATCAATCATCTCGAGACAAGAATCGGGAGACTTGAAGAGGAGCTTAGAGAAGTTGCCTCACTCGAGATATCTCTCTACTCTGTTGTTCCGGACCATTCTAGCTCCGCGCACAAGCTTCACACGCCAGCTAGGCGTCTTTCCAGAATCTACATCCATGCCTGTAAGCATCTCACTCGTGAAAAGCGTGCTAGGATCGCTACGAACTCTGTTTCTGGTCTTGTTTTGGTTGCCAGATCTTGTGGGAATGATGTTTCAAG gTTGACCTTTTGGTTATCAAACATCATATCTCTAAGGGAGATCATTTCACAAGCCTTTGGTAAGTCGCATGAGTCAAATGGTGATGCAGAGAAGAAAGGTCTCCAAAAGCTTTTGGAGGATTGGCAAGAAACTGAAACGTTTACTACTTCACTCGAGAAAATCGAACACTGGGTCTTCACTAGAATCGTTGAATCTGTTTGGTGGCAG GTCTTTACTCCTTATATGCAATCCCCTGAAAGCAACTCATCTGAGAAGCAAGGAGCCTTTTCTATTAGCCTGTGGAACAGTGCTTTCAGAGAAGCTCTGCAACGGCTTTGTCCTGTGAGAGGCGCGGGGCATGAATGTGGCTGCTTACCTGTTTTGGCTAGAATG GTGATGGAGAAGTGTATCAGTAGATTCGATGTAGCTATGTTCAATGCTATTCTGCGGGAGTCAGAACATCAGATTCCAACTGATCCGGTCTCTGATCCTATTCTTGATTCCAACGTTGTGCCTATTCCTGCTGGAGAGTTGAGCTTTGGATCAGGAGCACAACTCAAAAATGCg ATTGGTAACTGGTCTAGATGCCTCACTAAAATGTTCGGCATGAACAACAAAGATGACGATGAAAGTGAAGGCAGTGATAGTAGTAAAGCTTTTGTATTGTTAAATGAAATTAGTGATCTTCTTATGCTCCCAAAAGACATGCTAATGGAGAGTTCCATTAGAGAAGAG ATATGTCCATCGATCaatcttttattaatcaaaagaATACTCTGCAACTTCACTCCTGATGAGTTCTGTCCAGATCATGTACCAGGAGCTGTCCTAGAAGAGCTCAACTCTGCTGAC agcGATGGTGATGGGAAGCTGCTATTAGAAGAAAGCTTCCCTTATGCAGCTTCCTCAGTTTCTTACACGCCTCCGTCGACCATGGATGTAGGAGAGAAAGTTTCAAATCTTACAGGGAAAATGTCAAGGAATGTGTCTATGATACAGAGAAAAGGGTACACGAGCGACGAGGAGCTTGAGGAACTGGACTCTCCTCTTACATCCATCGTAGACGATTCAAGTGACTTTACTGATTCAGCGACCTCAAATGAAAGATACAAGCTTCTTAGACAAGTGTGGTTTTAG
- the LOC106431545 gene encoding serine/threonine-protein kinase ZRK1-like, with amino-acid sequence MDEQGGVCSDNRQQQLPWSVRLKITKEVANAVTYLHSKSWIEDKVMGTAGFIDPSYFSTGIVSGYTDVFSFGILSLVILSGRPAVFAGSFGFSDSIHDYMRVLHEKGELFLELGDEFGGKSMYTFLEMALRCCEKRKEDRPKMIEVAKEIKLIEKSLDVASRKYKDKGGKKVYLA; translated from the exons ATGGATGAGCAAGGAGGTGTTTGTAGTGATAACAGACAACAACAATTGCCTTGGAGTGTTAGGTTGAAGATTACAAAAGAAGTTGCTAATGCTGTGACTTATCTTCACA GTAAGTCATGGATTGAAGATAAAGTGATGGGAACAGCTGGATTCATTGATCCGTCTTATTTCTCTACGGGTATAGTGTCTGGATACACTGATGTGTTCAGCTTTGGAATCCTTTCGTTGGTTATTCTGAGTGGTAGACCTGCTGTGTTCGCTGGATCATTCGGATTTTCTGATAGTATTCATGACTATATGAGAGTTTTACATGAGAAAGGAGAGCTGTTCTTGGAGCTAGGTGATGAGTTTGGTGGAAAATCGATGTATACATTTCTTGAGATGGCTTTGAGATGCTGCGAGAAGAGGAAAGAAGACAGACCAAAGATGATTGAAGTGGCGAAAGAGATTAAGCTGATAGAGAAGTCACTAGATGTTGCATCAAGAAAGTATAAAGACAAAGGTGGTAAGAAAGTTTACTTAGCCTAA